The window TAGCTTTGCCTTGCATAACTAATCATGTGAATCTGAACAGTGTTGTTCTCATACAAAGGCTTTTCTCCTgctacattttttttattattttatttgtttcttcGAGCTCATTGACATAGACAATCGTCACTTCTGATCTTCTTAATGTTCTCTTATGTTTTATTACTCTTGTGCTTGGTAGGGTGGTTGTGAAATGAAGAGAGCGGCTCCATGGGAAAAATCGTTGGAAATATCTTCAGATGATTCGTCTGGCTCAGAATCTGAAGATGGAGCACCAAGAAAAAAGTCACCTACAAAAGATGGAGGTCCTCAATCCAAAGATTATATGTCAAAAGGTTCGTCTTCTAGAGGTGGTAAAATGGTCCCTTTTTGTAAAAGGATTTGATGTTGATTATTTTTACTGAACTTGAAATATTACCATTTACCCTGAAATTACTGAGATTTATTCCGTCTTCTTTACATTATTGTTTTTAGACTATGCCATCTCAGGTTGCATCCATCTATTAAAAAGCTCTACGGTCCTGATAATTTTCTTCGTGAAGTATCAACAACTACAATTTCTTAATTCTTTGTACATTATCTGCTTTGATTTATCTTTTGAAAGCATCATATTTGTGCAATGAAATACTACTATATCTTTTAAACTTCTACTCAAAATGTTTCTGAACTATTGTAGATAAATGATCCAGTATGATGTTAGCTCCCATCCTTTCTTTGAATGGAAGGTTGTCGGATTGTAATTTTGATATTACAGTTCAAAATGTTGACCACTTTGTACTTAAGAGTTTATTTGGTTCTATGATGAATTGGAAATCTGGATAGTAAAAATCTGAGACAAATTCTCATATTTTACTTCAGTAGCTCTTGGAACTCACTGATCTTTTTGCAATTTGTGAACTACACTTTCTCAGTTCTATAGTGGCGTAACCTAAATCAAACAGAATTGTTTGTTTGCACTCCCCGATCGCCAATTTGGAGAAACACTCGAAGGTTTCactaataaaagaaaatgaaagaaaatcaTCCGAGTGAAGCAAGGTAATATGAGGTGAGGGTAGACTTTTTTTCCCTTTCAATGAAAGCCTGTCATCTATGTGGTTAAGTAATACTAGTTGAGATTTTTTCATGGTGAAGATCTACATGATTAAAGTTTAAGCAGCAGGTAAGCCTTTTATTGAATGATGGAAATCTTTTACCTTGCAAATTATCCATATAGATCAAGGTTCATGTTATTACTTGAAAGTTGAGAATCCTCTTAAATCATCAAGAATGTTGCCTATGTGTTTTGAGATCAGTAATTTTACTTTGCAATCATCATTGGGATTTCTAGTTGTGAGTAGGCTATCATGTCACTGGCCATGCTTAGGTAGAGGGTTGTCTGTCAGACCACAGTCCAGATATGAATTATATAAATTTCTGTTTCACTAATAATGAGCCTTTTATAATATGGCCTAGTAATTTAACTTATCTCGTTGCCATGTCCTTGACGCTGCAGGTTCACTTATCAGAAGGGCAGAGATGTATCAGGAATACATGGGACAACTACACATTCCTTCTAAATTGGGCTCTGTCGTTCCTTACACTTCATGGCAGGGATTGGCCAAATCTTTGAAACAGTTATATGGACAGCCATTACACTATCTCACTAACATACTAATGAAACAATGGGATGAGTCTAGGGTTGGCCACGATAAGGAAAACCGACATTTAGATACCATCATTCATCCTTCCAAAGCTGAGGCCCTTATCTGGGTCACAGAAGAAGTCCACAGATCTACCACATCGCATCATTATTTAGCCAAGCTTTGGGCTTCTGATCCCATGTATCACATCCATATTGATCCTATCTAATAGTAATCACCAAATGCAACGTTCGGGCACTTTGCTATTCCATCTTTAAAGAAAAAGGATTGCTCCTTTTGGTTGTCATTTGTGTTTCTTTAGGATATATTGATAATGTTCTTGAAAGGACTTTGTTTATATAGTACATACAACATTTGGTGATGGTTTGACTCCATGAACAGAACTCGACtccaaaaagaagaaacctggtggATTGAACTTTGAAGCTTTAAGCAAGCATGGTTATCGTGGTGGACCTTCTATCTTAAAGGTGCCTCCCCCAAGGATCAATGATAAAGAGCAAGACTGGTCATGGTCAACCGGCAGAGGATCTGACGCATCCAAAAGTATCACAGAAGAATCATTTGAAGAGCGGGAGCACACCAGAGCTATTGTAGCTCAAGGTGAGAAGCTGTTGAATGTTTCAACCAGCCAGCAGTCTGACAAGAAAGACAAAAACTTATCGTTCTCACAAAAGGAGAAGCGCAAAAGGGATCTTGGTCAGGCCAGCAGGGGGAAGAGCTACGTCGAAGAGGAAAAGAGGCTATTGCGTGAGAGTGGCATCTATTCTGGCTTTGATTCATGACTGCATGTTTGATGTCATGTTCACACAAATGACACCACAACTCTGGTGCTATAATTTGTCCTGCGTAACTAGTTGGAATTGATCTAAAGTCATTGAAAGAAAGCTTGCACTAGCAGCCCCACCAGCTTTGTTTGTTATTGCGTAGTGAGTTGGATTGATGGCTAATCTTATCAAAGTTGCTCATCCTAATCCCTTCTTATGGTGACCAtcttaatcattttattttatggtGGATGAAATTAATTTAGCAATCATAATCAAGATATGGTTACAGACTAATCCAGTTTGCTGAGAGGTTGCTATAATTCTCTAGGTAGCAAATATCGTGTTGGTTGGAATATACTTGCAATCAAGATTCAAAAACTTAATAATTCAAAACAAATTCAACATGTTTCTTCTGTGCATCAAAGTTAATGATCAATTTACTTGCCAGTCTTAACAGAACTCACATGTATGATGCGAGTGATGACTCGTAACTAGCGAAGCAACAATTATTGAGCCGCGCATGCTCACAATTAAATAACGCATATGGGAAAATAATCAAATATAAATACATGATCGGATCATTTAGATAATCAATAGAGGACCAAATGGTCATAGTCGATCTGTTTGCTTCTCAATATCAACGAATTAATTTATTAGCTACATTATTCTCCATCAATTATTAATAAAGGGGATGAAGAACAGGACAAGGAAATGCTGGTGTGGAAAAATACACGTTTTCTCCTTTTTCAGATTTCCAGATCATTGAAGAGTAGCGCTGAGTGTTTGGGCGGCTACCGAATCCAATGCCCTGCGCCGCCCCTTCAAAGGTAGAAACAATGGAGGACAAAAAGTAATTATTTTGTTATTTATgaataatataattatataatttcTCCACCGGCCCAAGACTGGCATGCGTGATCGTTgtaaaaaccttttttttttacaaataataaaaaccatttttaaaacaaacaatatCACTCGTTAATTATTCTTCCTTATTATAAAAAActactaatttaaaaattattttaagatggGTGGCATTAAAGAATCGAATTGTTTAATAAAATGGGTGGCCATCCAATCTGGTAACTATATTATTAAATTATtcgaataataaaaaaatctatatatCTCATGaaccgtacaaaaattttattttgaagtatttatataatttattattataaaaatgTTGAATTTATAAACGCTACTGTTTcaagtttttatatttttcaaaataatctgACTGTTATTGTTTAGTATTTtctctaaaaatatttaaaatcatttttcagaATATGTTTTTTTCGAAAATAGGTCAAAATGTCAAAACCTCGCACAAGAACTTTGGAAGCATGCAAAAGCAGGAATAGAATGCACTACCTTATTGCTTAACGTCAAAGCAGCCGCCTGAATTTCCATAATAAAAATCACGCCTTTATTGAAAAAAATGAGAACTGCATGATCGGTCCATACCAAGAAAGCAGCCTCAATTTCTGccgtttccttttcttcttcttctcattctTATCCTTTTATTGCTCCCTTGGACGTTTCCGTTACGAAAATTCTTCTACTGTGATCAGAGAGAGAGAGGTGCGGATGGGTTGAGGATGGACGAGAACAGCAGCTGGTGTTCATCATCGAAGCTGCTGATTGGAGCCTAGTCCTTATTTGCTCCTCGGTATGATTCTATTTTTTTGCTTCACTCGGTGTTTCTATACCTAaaaaattggattttttttttttcttcaccttGTTAAGGAGGTGGAAATCCCTAGAATAATCTTGATGTTTTAGTAGATCACTGGGCTCGATTTTTTACGGATTCAGTGAGATTCTtatgatcatttttttttttggaatggtTTTTGATACAGGCGTCTTGTTTTATAGCTGtcttttttaaaatcagttcGGCAAATATGTTTTTGTTTCTCCTCTCGATTGTGTACTCGATTGGGTTTAAATCTTCTAGTTTTCCGTTTCCAATCTATGTATGTCTATCCGAATTACTGTgaacatttaaaattttgctcCCATACTTGGGATTATGTGTTCAGATATTCAATTCCTGAAGCTGTCGTTCCTTTTTTCCCCCATCTTTTCTAGTAGAATTTGGAGGACTTTCTCATCTACTTCATATGCTTTTTCAATCCTTGTCCTTTTCCTTTGTTGGTGCTCTTAAAGGTCTTATCTTCATATCTCTGCTCTTTATTGTGGAAAAGTATGAGATCTCTTTCAGTAATCACTGGAGAAGCTTATAATCTTCTAGTATTGTTATTCTTTGTTTACTTTTTGCTAGCTAATCTTCTTCAGTTCCAATGCTTCAGTATTGTGAATTATGATATGCTTGATGTGTGATAGGTTGTCATCCTGCCTGAGCAAACTATATCTTTTGCATATATAATGGTATAACTATTACAACATTATAATAGTGCTTTGTCTTCCAACTTCGTAGGTTGGtgataaaaatcagaagataatCCACAACATTCAGTTTCAGCTTTGTCGGCCTTCTGAAGTGTGGTTTTTCGGTGACACCTGGCTCTTACTCGAACTTGGATTGGTTGCCTAATTTTATTTGTGCAACACCTGTTCTTCCCAATTTTGGACACTCTTCTGCTCGCTTCTGTTGATGACTACATTAGCAAATTCAGACCCAGTACACCTGTACTCATGGTGGGGCAATCATATCAGCCCCAAAAATTCCAAGTGGATTCAGGATAATGTTCAAGGTTAGTTAACCATGCATGAGTGTATTTTTGGTTTCTGAATGGTGTAGGCTTATATCTCTCGTTACAATAAATAACGTTCGATAGATATGGTAGACTTTGAGAATATATTTGTATTACACTGCATCCAACTTTATTATGCATCGTTTGTGGGAAAATATGTGCTTAATTTCAGATAAGAACCTAGGGCTTGGTAGTCATTGGTTTTTTGGAAGTCAGCCAACATATGTTGTAGTACTCATGTTAGCTGGGGTACAGCGATGCTATTAATAGGAGGGCACAACGTGATTGCCAAAGAACATGTAATGTCTGTCGATGAAAATGGCACAAGCAATGATATGTTTCTGGTAGCTATTTTCTTTAATTGCTGTCATTTCACTTTGCTAAGCTTTAACATATCTATAAACATATTTTGCTTGCAAGGTGCAACATTATTATTGGATTTTTTGTCATTTTGCCCTTAATATCCTTGCAAGATTGTACTAACTCAGGCATTCAAACTTAACAGACATGGACGTGAAGGTTAAAGCAATGATCAAGCTCATAGAAGAAGATGCTGATTCTTTTGCAAGGAGAGCAGAAATGTATTACAAGAAACGTCCTGAACTTAAAAAGTTGGTGGATGAATTTTATCGAGGGTATCGTGCCTTAGCAGAACGATATGAACAGTCAACTAGATTGCTCCGTCATGCTCATCGAACAATAGCTGAGGCATTGCCCAACCAAATTCCTTTGTTGTTTCCTGATGAATCTCCTACCGCTTTATCAGCTAATGTGTTGGACCCGCAATCACCCAAAATCTTTTCACCAATTTATACACAATATGACTCAGATGATTTCAAAAAAGAAGCATTTGGATTGTTCCCTGATTTTTATGTCAAAAAAAGAAATGGAGCAGATTATGAAGAAAGTGATCCGCTGTCTGGAAGAAAGGGAATCAATCAATACGATGAGAAGCTTCCAGATGGCGAGGGGGCAGCACGTGCATATTCTTCAGTAGGGAAGGTGAAAAAAGTTCTGCATTCTTTGGAGGTAGAGGTTAAGGCTATTGAGAACAAAGCAGAAAACCATGATCAAGAAGCTAAAGTGAAACGAGGTGCAAGCAATGTGATAAGAAAGCTGCAACAAGATGTATCCGAGTTGTCATCAgagatacatgttttgaaagacCAGATAATGGAAGAATCTAAGCGTGCTAATAATGCTGAAAATGAAGTTCAAAGTTTAAAGGGAACCCTTTCTAGATTGAACTCCGAGAGGGATGAAACTCATCTCCAACAAAAGATATCTCTTGAAAGAATATCTAGTCTTGAACTACATTTCTCTCATACAGAAAATGAATTGTGTAAACTTCGTGATGACATGGCAAAGGAAGTCGATAAACTTAAAAATGTTGAAGAGCTCAATCTATCTCTACAATGGGATTTGGAGACACTAGAACTGAAAGCAAGGATGCAAGAGAAAGAAATCAACCAAAAGCAAGAAGATTTGAACAAACTCCAAAGTACTTTACAAGAGAAATACCAGAACTTGAAGGCTTTGGAACTTTCTAATAAAAGTCTAGAGGAAGACATTATCAAACTTAAGGAGGAAAATAGTAGCTTAAATGAAGAGAAAGTTCACTCTGCTTTGATGCTGAAAGGTCTCCAAGAAGAAATAATTTTgctaaaggaaaaggaaatggaATTGGAAGATAAAATTGCTATCCTtgtagaagaaaaggaagttctTGCTCAAGAGCTTTATCATGTcaaaaaagaaaaggatgatttAGAACAGAGGCATCAAGATCTAATGGAGAAAATGCAAGCAGTCGATTTATGTGTAGAGTTGCTTCAGACAGCCATTAAGGAATTGCAAATTGGTAACTATGAGCTGAAAGAAGCACGCAAGAAACATGAGGCTGAAAAGGATCTTTTTGAGGAGAAGCTGAAAGACATGGATAAAATTTCAGAGAAGAATGCTGTCTTGTATAAGCTTCTTTCTGATGTAAAAAATGAATTAGAAGATTTAAGAGGGAAATTTACAGCATTGGAAAGTACACATGAGTCTCTGAAAAGTGAAATTTCTGTTTATATAAGTGAGAGGGATTCACTTGCTGCACAGGTAAAGATTCTTTCAGGAAACCTGGAGATGCTTTCAGCGAAGAATTCCCTTCTGGAGAATTCTCTGTCTGATGCAAGCAATGAAGTTGAGAGTTTGAGGTCAAAGCTGATGGGCTTTGAAAATTCGTGCCAGTCACTCAATGACCAAAACTCAACGCTTCATGCTGAAAGGGGCGTTCTTATTTCTCAGGTAAATCTTTCCTTCTTTTATGCTCTTGCACATTTATATTTCTTTGCCATGCACAATAAACACAGatgactattatttttttttcttctagaaTTCAACTTCTCTATATTCATCTTCCAATTTCTAGCTTGACATTCTTTTATTTTAATCCTGTTAGTTGGAAAGCATAACCATTAACCTTGAAGATTTGGATAGTAGGCATAAAGAAATTATGGATAAGCACTTGAATTTGTTGAGAGAGAAGGATCAGATGATCAATCAGGTGAAGCAGCTTGAAGATGCTCTGAGATTAGAAACAGAACAACATGAAACTCTCATCCATTCATACAAAAACCTGCTATGTACTTCTGAAAATAAGATTTCTATCCTGCAAGAGGAATATCATGATAAAGAGAAACAGCTTCAATCTGAACAACATGATCTTATTGGTACTTTGGTGGAAAAATTTGTCCTAGAAAGGAGCTTGTATGATTTTAAAGAAGCGAATTTGGCTCTTTCCTTTGAAGCTCAAAAGCATATAGAAGCTTGCAGAAGTGCAGAAATACTAATTTCAGAGCAGGAGCAGGAGATACTCATTCAAACAAAAAAGATACTGTCATTATCTAATTATAATGAGAGATTAATTCATTGGATCAATCTGATAGTGAAAGCACTTTCCATAGACAAAGAGTTTAGATCTCTGGAAGATATCCAGGATGAAGTTCTTTTAGAGATAATTCTATATCAAATTCAAAAACTTTTTGATTCTGTTTCAGAAGTGGAGAGTAATAACATAGAACTGCATCTTCAGACATCAGTTATTACTACCCTATTGAGACATATAGGTATGGATGTCTTCAATCTTGGGTTGCAGAAGTATTCTCTTGAAAGTGAGcttgaaatgaaaaatgaaaagttGTTTTCCTTGGATAATGAAAAGCGTGAAATGAAAGGAAGGGAAGCTCTACTGCTGATCGACCTGGACGCAAGTAACCAAAGGGAAGAAGTATTGAAGAATGCAATCAATGTCCTGAGGGCACAGGTAACTGATCTGAAAAAAGTTCTACAAAGAAGAGAGTATGAGATTACCAATCTAATCCAAGAGAAGAAGAGTCTATCACTGGACTTCTGTAACTTAAGTCAAAAACACAATGCTTTAGAAGGGGAGCACCTTGAAATTGTTGTTGAAGCCATGAGCCTGGATCATCTTTATCTGTTATCTGACAGTCTACATGCTGAGAGACTCACAGAATTGAAGTCCCTCAATTATGATGTAGAATCTCTTCATGTGATTAAGAACCGTCTTGCGGATGAGATTACTAGATTAAATGAGAAAATAAGTGTGCTTGAGGCTGAAAAGATGTTTTTCTCTGGCTCTGTTCTCTATCTGGAAGAAGAGCTGAGAAATCGCCTATTAAGTTTACAGTTTGATCTGGACATTGTCACTAGCTTATTTGAAGAACTAGATGTTTGTACAGAAACAACAATGAATAAATTGATGCAAACAGAAGCACAGCTATCAGAAGCCAATCAGAATCTTCAATCCATCCATGACAAAAACATGGTATTGAAAGAACTTCTTGAGTCTCTTGAACTGGATAATTCTGAGATTAAACTGGCTAAAGAAGAGATGGAGGGGGATTTCTCAATTATTTCACAAGAAATTGTTGATAGAAATGAGAAAATTAGATGTcttgagaaagaaaataagaTGATGCAAAGGAACATCAATGAGATGCATCAAAGGGTTGAAGTTCTTCTATGCTATCAGGAACAACTAATCTCAGACCTAAAGAAAGAAACAAGTGAGACTATACTATGTGAAGGCGAAATATCAGAAATGATGGGTGATATTCAGACTTTAACAATTAATGCAGCAGTGCAGGATGAAAAGTTTCATGACCTGATAGTGGAAACCAAGATTTGCGACCTTGTGCAAAGAGAAGTACTTATTTCTGAACTTGATTTTATCAAGGAAAATGTGGAAGATCTTCAGAATAAGCTTCATGAAATTGAGGGAGAAAATCAAGGACTGAAGGCTGATGTAGGTACACTCTTGTCAATGCTAAACTCCTTGTGGGATAGTATTATTTCTATGGAAGAACAAATTGTGTCAACTCCAAAGGCTAAACTATTCGACAATCAGGCAGAACAGGTATACATTTCTTACATATACCTAATTTATTTCAAGTGGAAGCTATTTGTACTTTGTatttccaatatttcttttctcaTTTTAATAACAATTCACTTTCATTATTCTAGTGCTTTTAAGTGTGCAGTGACTTCATTTTTTGCCATAGTTATTCTCTATTCCAGAACCTTCCATTTTATATTTCTGCCTAAATCTTTCAGCTGGTTTTCCCccttttttcagaaaatttccttTGTGCCTCAACACGGCCACGAAGCAGATCAATTTAGTGAAAATCATATGAGCACAAAAGTAATTGGAGTCTTCCTGTTGGAGAGGTTGATTGACAAAGTCAAAACTCTTGAAAGGGTGATAAGAGACGGGAAAGGAAAATTAAAGCAAGAAATGATTGATTCCAGTGTCCATCTGAATATAGCAAGCAAAGATGACAATGGGTATCCAAAAGGTGATCAAATGATCAAAGACATTCAACTTGATCAGGCTATAGGCTCCTTGCCATCAAGAGAGAAGTTACATAAAGAAATAGGATATAATCCTTCGCTGGAAATTAACACTGACGAGTTGATCATTGACCAGTTAGATTCTCCAAAATCATCAATGGAATCACTACAAGAACGGAACATGGTTCAAAAAAGGTTTGATTCTGA is drawn from Zingiber officinale cultivar Zhangliang chromosome 1B, Zo_v1.1, whole genome shotgun sequence and contains these coding sequences:
- the LOC121977220 gene encoding protein RDM1-like isoform X4; amino-acid sequence: MKRAAPWEKSLEISSDDSSGSESEDGAPRKKSPTKDGGPQSKDYMSKGSLIRRAEMYQEYMGQLHIPSKLGSVVPYTSWQGLAKSLKQLYGQPLHYLTNILMKQWDESRVGHDKENRHLDTIIHPSKAEALIWVTEEVHRSTTSHHYLAKLWASDPMYHIHIDPI
- the LOC121977220 gene encoding protein RDM1-like isoform X3 yields the protein MKRAAPWEKSLEISSDDSSGSESEDGAPRKKSPTKDGGPQSKDYMSKGSSSRGSLIRRAEMYQEYMGQLHIPSKLGSVVPYTSWQGLAKSLKQLYGQPLHYLTNILMKQWDESRVGHDKENRHLDTIIHPSKAEALIWVTEEVHRSTTSHHYLAKLWASDPMYHIHIDPI
- the LOC121977220 gene encoding uncharacterized protein LOC121977220 isoform X1, which translates into the protein MKRAAPWEKSLEISSDDSSGSESEDGAPRKKSPTKDGGPQSKDYMSKGSSSRELDSKKKKPGGLNFEALSKHGYRGGPSILKVPPPRINDKEQDWSWSTGRGSDASKSITEESFEEREHTRAIVAQGEKLLNVSTSQQSDKKDKNLSFSQKEKRKRDLGQASRGKSYVEEEKRLLRESGIYSGFDS
- the LOC121977220 gene encoding uncharacterized protein LOC121977220 isoform X2 — encoded protein: MKRAAPWEKSLEISSDDSSGSESEDGAPRKKSPTKDGGPQSKDYMSKELDSKKKKPGGLNFEALSKHGYRGGPSILKVPPPRINDKEQDWSWSTGRGSDASKSITEESFEEREHTRAIVAQGEKLLNVSTSQQSDKKDKNLSFSQKEKRKRDLGQASRGKSYVEEEKRLLRESGIYSGFDS
- the LOC121977252 gene encoding protein NETWORKED 1A-like — protein: MTTLANSDPVHLYSWWGNHISPKNSKWIQDNVQDMDVKVKAMIKLIEEDADSFARRAEMYYKKRPELKKLVDEFYRGYRALAERYEQSTRLLRHAHRTIAEALPNQIPLLFPDESPTALSANVLDPQSPKIFSPIYTQYDSDDFKKEAFGLFPDFYVKKRNGADYEESDPLSGRKGINQYDEKLPDGEGAARAYSSVGKVKKVLHSLEVEVKAIENKAENHDQEAKVKRGASNVIRKLQQDVSELSSEIHVLKDQIMEESKRANNAENEVQSLKGTLSRLNSERDETHLQQKISLERISSLELHFSHTENELCKLRDDMAKEVDKLKNVEELNLSLQWDLETLELKARMQEKEINQKQEDLNKLQSTLQEKYQNLKALELSNKSLEEDIIKLKEENSSLNEEKVHSALMLKGLQEEIILLKEKEMELEDKIAILVEEKEVLAQELYHVKKEKDDLEQRHQDLMEKMQAVDLCVELLQTAIKELQIGNYELKEARKKHEAEKDLFEEKLKDMDKISEKNAVLYKLLSDVKNELEDLRGKFTALESTHESLKSEISVYISERDSLAAQVKILSGNLEMLSAKNSLLENSLSDASNEVESLRSKLMGFENSCQSLNDQNSTLHAERGVLISQLESITINLEDLDSRHKEIMDKHLNLLREKDQMINQVKQLEDALRLETEQHETLIHSYKNLLCTSENKISILQEEYHDKEKQLQSEQHDLIGTLVEKFVLERSLYDFKEANLALSFEAQKHIEACRSAEILISEQEQEILIQTKKILSLSNYNERLIHWINLIVKALSIDKEFRSLEDIQDEVLLEIILYQIQKLFDSVSEVESNNIELHLQTSVITTLLRHIGMDVFNLGLQKYSLESELEMKNEKLFSLDNEKREMKGREALLLIDLDASNQREEVLKNAINVLRAQVTDLKKVLQRREYEITNLIQEKKSLSLDFCNLSQKHNALEGEHLEIVVEAMSLDHLYLLSDSLHAERLTELKSLNYDVESLHVIKNRLADEITRLNEKISVLEAEKMFFSGSVLYLEEELRNRLLSLQFDLDIVTSLFEELDVCTETTMNKLMQTEAQLSEANQNLQSIHDKNMVLKELLESLELDNSEIKLAKEEMEGDFSIISQEIVDRNEKIRCLEKENKMMQRNINEMHQRVEVLLCYQEQLISDLKKETSETILCEGEISEMMGDIQTLTINAAVQDEKFHDLIVETKICDLVQREVLISELDFIKENVEDLQNKLHEIEGENQGLKADVGTLLSMLNSLWDSIISMEEQIVSTPKAKLFDNQAEQKISFVPQHGHEADQFSENHMSTKVIGVFLLERLIDKVKTLERVIRDGKGKLKQEMIDSSVHLNIASKDDNGYPKGDQMIKDIQLDQAIGSLPSREKLHKEIGYNPSLEINTDELIIDQLDSPKSSMESLQERNMVQKRFDSDLQRLLALKASIDELKKRITSKADKLPAIYGYDSLKEQLEEAEAGMLELTDTNNRLKLMAENCSSLDSGTHKSEGTYKMERMQISEQAKGGSKDVARLELKLQKIQYVLMKLEEEFEYRQDKGLQRNRVSLRDYLYGRRDNESERKRNPFCGLMRPRTKVQH